The following coding sequences lie in one Cannabis sativa cultivar Pink pepper isolate KNU-18-1 chromosome 5, ASM2916894v1, whole genome shotgun sequence genomic window:
- the LOC115717011 gene encoding plant UBX domain-containing protein 8, whose protein sequence is MARPNQEAIDTFISITGASEAIAVQKLEEHGGDLNEAVNAHFSEGDRGASANVNQLPVAVQNDLMDIDEPVQVEQWPPLSRQPTNPSLNPFSLLGPAFGRSVFDSDFTNPQPLVTHPREVRRIPIEVRDDNQPSGRSGNAPIIEEVTETVDSPIPETHGTVIVDDEDEIPAGLAAAQRREQIDDMSNDGASDRFIGPPVPQFGDLQDTSNDIEEQMIRAAIEASRREVDESFPNEPFGAEREVNRPELQQRQPQLDDTELARAVSLSLKTAEQEKALRELERNVGASSGVSKTEEVVELGDIAATNGRLEGGSSFIPDETEDLEEQPLVRHRSRRMSSGSVESAQEVGVAEATPPLSPRQSIRSTSPQHNGEAFQSDDWGGMSSLEHDEAVMLEAAMFGGIPEGTNYRFPYAAPHQFIQPDGPYPRPFPRPPSPSLTAQRLIREQQDDEYLASLQADREKEQKAKEEAKAREEEEKRREEESRRKLEEEQELERLLAAKEATLPQEPSSDDENAVNLLVRMPDGSRRGRRFLKTNKLQSLFDFIDIGRVIKPGSYRLVRPYPRRAFEDGESALTLNELGLTSKQEALYLELI, encoded by the exons AGTTGCTGTCCAGAATGATTTAATGGATATTGATGAACCAGTTCAAGTCGAACAGTGGCCTCCTCTGTCACGTCAACCAACAAATCCGAGTTTGAATCCTTTTTCTCTTCTTGGTCCAGCCTTTGGAAGAAGCGTATTTGATAGTGACTTCACAAATCCTCAACCTCTTGTTACTCATCCAAGAGAGGTGAGACGGATCCCCATAGAAGTCAGGGATGACAATCAACCATCTGGTCGGTCAGGCAATGCTCCTATTATTGAAGAGGTCACTGAAACAGTGGACTCACCAATTCCTGAAACTCATGGGACTGTGATtgttgatgatgaagatgagatTCCCGCTGGGTTAGCAGCTGCGCAACGGAGGGAGCAAATTGATGACATGTCAAATGATGGAGCTAGTGATCGGTTTATTGGACCCCCAGTTCCTCAGTTTGGTGACTTGCAAGATACTAGTAATGACATTGAAGAACAAATGATCCGTGCTGCCATTGAAGCTTCTAGACGGGAGGTTGATGAAAGCTTTCCAAATGAGCCATTTGGGGCTGAAAGG GAGGTAAACCGTCCAGAACTTCAGCAAAGACAACCTCAGTTAGATGACACTGAACTTGCGCGTGCAGTTTCTTTGTCATTAAAG ACTGCAGAACAAGAGAAAGCATTGCGTGAGCTGGAAAGGAATGTGGGAGCATCATCTGGAGTTTCCAAAACTGAAGAGGTGGTGGAGTTGGGTGATATAGCAGCAACAAATGGAAG GTTGGAGGGAGGAAGCTCATTCATTCCAGATGAAACTGAAGATTTGGAAGAGCAACCTCTTGTAAGGCATAGATCCAGGCGGATGTCTTCAGGTTCTGTGGAATCTGCCCAAGAAGTTGGAGTTGCTGAAGCTACTCCACCATTGAGTCCTAGACAATCCATTAGGAGTACTAGTCCTCAACACAATGGCGAGGCCTTTCAATCTGACGAT TGGGGAGGTATGTCGTCCTTGGAACATGATGAGGCTGTAATGCTTGAGGCTGCAATGTTTGGTGGGATTCCTGAAGGAACTAATTATCGCTTTCCGTATGCTGCACCTCATCAGTTCATTCAACCTGATGGTCCTTATCCCCGACCTTTTCCTCGGCCCCCTTCACCCTCGCTGACTGCGCAGCGCTTGATACGTGAACAGCAG GATGATGAGTATCTTGCATCACTGCAAGCTGACAGAGAAAAGGAACAAAAAGCTAAGGAAGAGGCCAAAGCccgtgaagaagaagaaaaacgaAGAGAGGAAGAATCTCGCAGGAAATTAGAGGAGGAGCAG GAATTAGAGAGACTGTTGGCAGCCAAGGAAGCTACATTGCCACAGGAACCATCATCAGATGATGAAAATGCTGTGAACCTTTTGGTGCGCATGCCAGATGGCAGCCGTCGTGGCCGTCGATTTCTCAAGACCAACAAGCTTCAG TCTCTCTTTGATTTCATAGATATTGGTAGAGTGATCAAGCCTGGCTCTTACAGATTG GTAAGGCCGTATCCTAGGCGTGCTTTCGAAGATGGTGAGAGTGCTTTGACACTGAATGAACTTGGCCTTACCAGCAAACAAGAAGCCTTATATTTGGAGTTAATATAG